ACAATGGCGGTCTCTATGGTTCACTCTAGCTGCCAATTTGTTGAGGATATTGGTCAATCAAGAGATGAAGATTACTGCATATGCAATGATGATGGAAATGTTGCAGCACCGACCCTCTTATCACTAGGGCTCGGGCGTTCCCATGAATGTCATGATATTAACTTGATGCTTTCACTCTCCATTTCCAGTTCCTTCACCTAGGGGTAATGAACTTCTTTGATATGGGACTTGGGAGTGTATTTAAAGCTAGGGATAAAGTGTTGTCTAGCTTTTGTTCATctcttttcatatatatatatatttagagagagagagagagagagagagagaaattataagaaaataggAAAGCATTGCACTCAAATGTTGTTGGTGCTCATTTTGTTGATGAAAAACATGCAGgttatatacatacatgaatcgaaaatattagaaattattattaaacgCTACATGTTCTTTTGTTCGATAGAAGTTTATTACAACATATATATGTGCTCTAAtcaggttagggttttttttttaggacAGACCCTTGCACAGGGCGAAATCAGAAATTTTTGGTGGAGTTGGAGTCAGGATATAAATTGTTGGTGGCCAAAGCTAAAACTTATATgctaaaagggttaaattgaatttctAATTCTCAAGAGGACCCAAATATAGAATTTCACCCTTTTTTAAGGGGCCAAGGCAAGGAGCATTTGGTCTTGCCTTGCACATGAACATGGTTTCCTTTCAAgcattttactaatttaattagttctaggttaaaatatgttattattgtATGTAATTCTATagaatttaagatttagtctttataattaaaaattaaaattttaatcctctttttttttttaatttaaaaattttagttcaattgtattttttattaaaatttatcaatatattttcCGTTACAAGAAAGCAGCCTAATCaacatatcaaattaataatttttgacgattttaatgattgaactaggatacataaataaaaaaaagtacttaacttttaactttttaactgTTAACCTTAGTTCTACTATCAATTGCTATTTGGTTGGTGTGTTACTGGTGATCCTAATAGGAACTGCACACAAGAGACATGGTAAGTGTTTTAAAGAACAGCCAAAGTTGAAATGAATGCGGATAGCTGgttattaatttctaaaatatggGAGTGGGACTCAACCCAAATATGAAGCATCCCATCCAAGGGAGCTGATtacatttaattcataaataaaataagatttaatatttacaaaaaatggAACAGTAATTCATTCCACACATCAGGCACACCTGGTAAGCACCAGTGTATGCAGTCAGAGTAGCTTGCAGGGTTCCCCAACTGCTGGGGGCTCAGTGTCTCCCAAAACTTTCTATAGATGGAAGGGTGCCCATCTTTTCTGTATTCTGAGAGTTGTGTTATATTGATAACTGTTACCTTCGAACCCAAACCAGAAACCATTTTATCCACCATGCGCATGGTAGCCAAGTCCGAACCACTTCCCCAGTGGCCCTCCCGATCGATAGGTCTCGTTTCATTATAGCAGTTTCCTTTACTTCCAGCTTCCCACTCTCCTTTCCTATTTCATGTCAAAATGTTAGTAAAAAAAACCATATTGGGCCACTAAGATTGTATAATTCCCACACAAGTCCATGCTATATACATTAGCTTCTATGTACCAGCAATAGTCCTTTTAGTGCCTTCATGATGCACTATCTTTGCTTCAAATGCCTCTATGCTATGATTTTACGGTATTCGATAAGTTTGCAAGCTTTCATCAGGTGACTTATCCAGATTATATAGATGAAGTATAAGATAATTCAGTGCAAGGATAAAGATCCTAACCAGAAATGTGTTGGCGACATTGTAACGAAAAAGACATGTTTCTTCAGGGGAATGACTTTTGATGCTACCCAGTCTGCCCAAGCTCCCATGGCTAGTTCCATTGCTCCTAACCCATCGAGCTCCTCGCAGGCTCCATTTTCCTCACCACTCCATCTGCAAAAGTTGCAAGCACACAAGCATTTCAGCGcatcttgaaaatatatttacctTGATTCGACTAGAACCGATCAACTATCGTACATACTGCAGCTTAACTGGGCCCTGTCTCCACCATAAGTACGAGTTAAAAACTAGTATATCCGCATGCTCCCACTGTGCTGAATGCTTGAGTACTGAATCCGGACGGATAATTCGTTCAGACAGCCTGTGATTCACCGGGTCATCAGAATTGGACTCAACCAGAAGCGGAGCCCAGAGAAATTCCACGGTGGCATTGTATTCCTGCAAATGACATCAAAGTAACACACACGGCAACAATGTTTCAGTTCTTAGTCATTATGTTAAAAACCTCTTAGAGGTTGTATCCTGGCTCACCTCTGCTCTGAAAATGGTAAGCTGAGCATTAGGAGTCATGGATCTCTTATTTGCTGGGATCACTGATTGTAACAAACACACCATTGATATCCATTGACCTCTATTCAGAGAATCTCCCACAAACATTAGCCTCTTCCCTCTCAACGTCTCCCACATTTCAGTCGCATCCCATCTACACaccagaaaaaggaaaaacacaaTCACTTGCAACTTTTCAATAAGAGAAAGTTCAATCATCTATATTAACGCCTGTTGGATCGAGTGACAGAGCTTAATACCCTTTAAGCAAGTTTTATAGAGAAAAACAGGACGACCCGGCTTGACTCTGAATTTAGTCAGGCCCAATATGGCTATCAAATATCAGATAAAAACGGGGAAGTTCTATCATCTATGgctaaaaatctaaaattttaaccaattacATCCCATTCTTCAAATTGCGTTAAGGTAGAAACTGGCAAATCTAGTACTTGGGTCTCACTAACAAAATACAAGCAACCAAAAGGACAAATTACCTCTTCAAATTGCAGTTATGAGGCTGCCATCTCCAGTGCTGATACTGCAAATCGGACCTCCCATGCTTATGACATGCCAACTGGTCCGACATGTAAGGACAGTCGGACTCTTTGTAAAGCGGGTACGATTGGTTATCAAACACCCACTTGCCGGAGAACACATCACAGCTGTTCTCTTGGCTTATGCTCCTCAGCTGATTCGATTCCGCATCCGTGCCGACCCACCGGATTTTCTTCCCACTGTAGTTCCTAGTAGAGTTGCAACTACTGGATCCATCCAAAACATCTAAAGCCCAACTTCATGTTTTAGgccaaattcaaagaaaataaaaggaaagtaaAGATTGAAGATAGATAAGCACACCTGAAGCTCCTTTGGGAAGATTTGGTTGTACATAAGTAAATGATGAAGTTTGTCGTTGACTGTGAAGAACATGATCCGGGCTTTGATGGatttgttggatgctgaattcAATGTAGGTAACCGAACAAGCTAAGAAAACCAGGAAAAGAACTGCGAGTAAAGGGAAGTGGCGTTTCTTTCTGCTCCATTTATTCGACATGGAGACGGTGAGTGGCAGAGCCATAGGATTATGCAGATAGCAAGGACTTTTGAGCTTCAAAAATGGCGGTTACTTCCGGAAGGCATAGCAAGTAATAACTCCATTTGCTTGCTATAAATGAAAGGAAATTGTTCAACAATTAATAGTTACCAGGAAACGGAAATTCTAGCATCAgctcagaaaagaaaaaaagttgatATAAACTTGGGAAAAGCTACCAAAATGACAATTAATAGTTACCCCGGACACACAGagacacacatatatatatattcttgccgggtttttttttaaataaatatttgttgtaAATCTATAATCcctttaaacatattaaagtaATGAGATAAAACTCTTTACTTCATTTATAGTTGGGAGATCATTACATGGAGATCAACTTATAAATAACACCTTGTAAGTgaaaattaaacaatgaaaattatccactttttacttattattattgttttattaatttttctataacacgttatcaacaCGAGCTTCTATGAGTTCATACTGAAGTTCACGTCATTTCGACTTTATATAACTTGTCCGTATAACTCTCGTTAAACTATATACGGTATATGCATTtccatatttcttttattttattttctagatgAAATATTTACTTTGGGTAACATTTGACATTTATTTTTACAACTAAAATctaataatgataattatatatacatgtttttctttattaaaagatatttcacttaatgtaatttgtgttaagttattattatgacTATTCCTCTCTATGCTAATATTTGacatacatattattatttagcaaatttggtatatataattgaattattttacgATTGAGAAtgcttattattttactaatatattcttttaattttgattcaagtgATTATAATGTCAAATCTTGACAAACTTGAATTTGCGACCTTAGACATCTCAGGCAAGAATTATTTGTCATGGGTGTTAGATGCTAAAATTCACCTAGATGTTAAAGGTCTAGGAAAGACTATATTAGCAGATAAAGAAGCATCTAATCAAGACAAGACAAAAGCAATGATTTTTATCCGTCATGATCTACATGAAGGATTAAAAGTGGAATATCTCACTGTGAAAGACCCTCTTGAGTTgtggaaaaatttgaaagaatgatttgacCATTAGAAAACTGTGATACTACCTAAAGCTCGTTATGATTGGATGCACTTACGATTGCAAGATTTTAAGACTGTAAGTGAATACAATTCagaactttttaaaattagttcTCAACTAAAATTATGTGGAGAAAACATAACTGATGAGGACTTGTTAGAGAAAACATTTTCAACCTTTCATGCTACTAATGTGCTCCTGCAGCAGCAATACCgtgaaaaaggttttaaaaggtattctgaattgatttcatgCCTTTTGGTGGCTGAACAAAATAATGAGCTGTTAATGAAAAATCATGGAATTCGTCCCATTGGTTCATTCCCTGAAGTGAATGTAGCAGTAcacaataattataaaaaaagaaaatataaaggtTGCGGTCGTGGTCGGGTGGACGTAGTAGGGAACGTGGTCGAGGACATGTTAGTAATCATTATCATGGTGGTCATAGCAATGATACTTCTAACCACcagaaaaagaataagaatgaaaaaaaaataaaaaaaagtggtCAAACTAATCCTTCAAAGATTGTTGAGAATATATGCTACTGATGTGGCATGAAGGGGCATTGGCCATGTACCTGCCTTACGTCTGAGCATTTAGTGAAATTTTATCAAGTATCCATTAAAAAGAAGGGAAAGCATAtggaaacaaattttatatcctaaaatgatgaaatggagGCAAAAGATGAAGATATCCACTATAATACTAAAACTGACCATGCCTACGAGGGTGATAAATTTAATGACCTTAATAATATAACTCACCTAAATGTGGCAGATTTATTTAAGAATCATTAGAAAAATTGAtgttattttgacatttttatattattttaagtatgttttattttcttgcataaagaataatttatatatttaataaatatttgcaatgtttctcatattatattttatttgtttttatgaagaatataaatattcaacaaaatttcGATGGACCCAAAATCAATGGATACATATGTCTTGCAGATAGTGTTACAACACATACGATGctcaaagattaaaaaaaaatatttttctcatttgacaATGAGTAATGCCCATGTTAATAAAATATCGGGTAGTTCAAAACTTATTGAAGGCTTTGGAAGagctattatattattacctaAAGGTACAAAATTTGTCATCGATGATGTTTTATATTCCATTAAGTCTCAaagaaatttattgagttttaaagatattcgtcttaatggatatcatattgagaCTATGAATgggaaaaatattgaatatctaTATATTACAAATGTTCAATGTGGAAAGAAATATGGTTTGGAAAGGCTACTTGCTTTTTCATCAGgtttatattatacacatattagTGCAATTGAGTCACATGTTACTACAAACAAGAAGTTTGTAGAGCCACATACTTTTACTATTTGCATGATCGATTAAGTCATCCCGGATCTATTATGATGCGAAGAATCATCGAGAATTCAATTGGACACccattaaagaaccaaaagattCTTGAATTCAAGGATTTATCTTGTGTCTCTTGTTCTCAAGAAAAAATGATTATTAGACCATCACCAGCTAAAGTTAAGATTGAATCTCTCGCATTTCTAGAACGTATTCAAGGTGATATATGTGggcccattcatccaccatgtggaccATTCAGATATTTTATGGTATTAATAGATGCATCTATTAGGTGGTCACATGTTTGTTTATTATCGACTCGCAACCTAGCATTTACAAGACTAATTGCTCAAATAATTTGATGAAGAGCACAATTTCCATATTATGCAATCAAAATTATTCGTCTTGATAATGCTGGTGAGTTTACATCCCAAGCTTTTAATGAATATTGTATGTTAattgggataaaagttgaacatcctgtacctcatgttcacacacaaa
The sequence above is a segment of the Gossypium raimondii isolate GPD5lz chromosome 4, ASM2569854v1, whole genome shotgun sequence genome. Coding sequences within it:
- the LOC105780947 gene encoding protein trichome birefringence-like 35, whose translation is MALPLTVSMSNKWSRKKRHFPLLAVLFLVFLACSVTYIEFSIQQIHQSPDHVLHSQRQTSSFTYVQPNLPKGASDVLDGSSSCNSTRNYSGKKIRWVGTDAESNQLRSISQENSCDVFSGKWVFDNQSYPLYKESDCPYMSDQLACHKHGRSDLQYQHWRWQPHNCNLKRWDATEMWETLRGKRLMFVGDSLNRGQWISMVCLLQSVIPANKRSMTPNAQLTIFRAEEYNATVEFLWAPLLVESNSDDPVNHRLSERIIRPDSVLKHSAQWEHADILVFNSYLWWRQGPVKLQWSGEENGACEELDGLGAMELAMGAWADWVASKVIPLKKHVFFVTMSPTHFWKGEWEAGSKGNCYNETRPIDREGHWGSGSDLATMRMVDKMVSGLGSKVTVINITQLSEYRKDGHPSIYRKFWETLSPQQLGNPASYSDCIHWCLPGVPDVWNELLFHFL